GCAGATCGAAGCCATGCGCCGGATCGCGACGTACCCAGAGGACCGACGTCCGCTGTTGACATCGTGCTAGGTCGTCGGGCGTCGGAGGGTGTCGGCGAGCACGCTGAGCGTGTCGTCCACAACGCGGTAGTAGGCCCACTTACCGCGCTGCTCGCGGGTGAGCAGACCGGCGTCGACCAGCTGCTTAAGGTGATGGGACACCGTGGGCTGGGACAGATTGACCGGGGCGGTGAGGTCACAGACGCACGCCTCCGCGTCTGCGTGCGCCGCGATCAGGGACAGCAGGCGGACCCGGGTCGGATCGCCGAGGGCCTTGAAGATGTGGGCCAGCTGCTCGGCGGCGGCCTGGTCGAGCACGCCACCGGTGACCGGGCTGCAGCAGGTGGCGAGGTCGGATTCGAGCAGCGGCAGCGCGGATGGCATGGCTCAAGTGTGGCACACGCATTGACATTCGTCGATGTATCGACCACAGTCGATGTATCGAGCTTGGTCTATCCGAGGAGTGGTCGTGACGGACGTGGAGATGCGCGAGCAGGTGCGGCAGCGGTACGCAGCCGCGGCGACGAAGGCCGAGTCGTGTTGTTCGACGGGGTCGTGCGCGCCGGAGTCGGTGCAGGTCGACGGATCGTTCGGTGCCGGTCTCTATTCCGCGGCGGAGCAGGAGGAAGTGCCGGCGGAGGCGCTGGCGGCCAGTCTGGGT
The Mycobacteriales bacterium genome window above contains:
- a CDS encoding metalloregulator ArsR/SmtB family transcription factor; this encodes MPSALPLLESDLATCCSPVTGGVLDQAAAEQLAHIFKALGDPTRVRLLSLIAAHADAEACVCDLTAPVNLSQPTVSHHLKQLVDAGLLTREQRGKWAYYRVVDDTLSVLADTLRRPTT